From one Acidobacteriota bacterium genomic stretch:
- the mrdA gene encoding penicillin-binding protein 2 — MPLNVRSSRNDQKVLNTRVTIVIWLIVAGFVFIAGSFWYVQGVQAEEYQGLAESNRLREVKVPAKRGLILDRNGKILVDNEASYTISLRRRDYSDLSDVEKAALHEFVAQTVGTSPEFVVERITRENKVPTALPLPLFEDLSLKEVAVIEAHHDVYPALEIETIQRRNYRYDTMAAHVLGYIGEANDEDLKRDKTLEMGDFIGKRGVELIYDEFLRGDDGADYMVVDSRGRTLSEYTDARKEPLPGSNIFLTIDFDLQRISEQFFAENEIVGAAVALDPRTGEILAMVSSPSYNPNVYSRRFTPEVWKTILSNPFRIEVNRATQGLYSPGSVFKTVMGMAGFSNNVINPSTTFYCAGSDVFFGRRFRCWKREGHGAVNFERAIKVSCDIYFYNVGERLGIDRIAEFSRKLSFGERTTIDLPGEKAGLIPSTTWAREVQNRKWYDSETISVSIGQGPLLVTVLQTANMMAAIANGGEVYRPHVLRIVDQVNPDRTVERRIAQPEVLQQVELDDDALRSVREGLWKVVNEPGGTGSRARVEGFDVAGKTGTIQVIAQATWVKAEQLPFKFRDHAFFASFAPKDNPEIVVAVLAEHGGHGGSDAAPLAGSIYKAYFRSQIAQDRRDLSNPEQIEMLREGDLPRAGEETRSR; from the coding sequence ATGCCTCTGAATGTACGATCCAGCAGGAACGACCAGAAAGTCCTCAACACACGGGTGACCATCGTCATATGGCTCATCGTGGCCGGCTTCGTTTTCATCGCCGGATCGTTCTGGTACGTCCAGGGGGTTCAGGCCGAGGAGTACCAGGGGCTGGCCGAGTCGAATCGACTTCGTGAGGTCAAAGTGCCCGCGAAACGCGGGCTCATTCTCGACCGCAACGGAAAGATCCTCGTCGATAACGAGGCTTCCTACACGATCAGCCTCCGCCGTCGCGACTACAGCGATCTCTCCGACGTGGAGAAGGCCGCACTCCACGAGTTCGTCGCTCAGACCGTGGGAACGTCACCGGAGTTCGTAGTCGAAAGGATCACCCGCGAGAACAAGGTTCCGACCGCGCTCCCCCTCCCTCTCTTCGAGGATCTCTCTCTGAAGGAAGTTGCCGTTATCGAAGCTCATCACGACGTCTATCCGGCTCTCGAGATCGAGACGATTCAACGAAGGAACTATCGCTACGACACGATGGCCGCTCACGTACTCGGGTACATCGGGGAGGCCAATGACGAGGATCTCAAGAGAGACAAGACGCTCGAGATGGGCGATTTCATCGGAAAGCGCGGCGTCGAGCTGATCTACGACGAGTTTCTGCGGGGTGACGACGGGGCGGACTACATGGTCGTCGACTCCCGGGGCCGGACTCTCTCGGAGTACACCGACGCGAGAAAAGAGCCGCTTCCCGGCTCGAACATCTTTCTGACGATCGATTTCGATCTTCAGCGCATCTCCGAGCAGTTCTTCGCCGAGAACGAGATCGTCGGTGCCGCCGTCGCCCTCGATCCTCGCACCGGAGAAATCCTCGCGATGGTCTCCTCCCCCTCGTACAACCCGAACGTCTACTCCCGGCGCTTCACCCCGGAAGTCTGGAAGACGATTCTCTCCAATCCGTTCCGGATCGAGGTCAATCGGGCGACACAGGGGCTCTACTCCCCCGGTTCGGTATTCAAGACCGTCATGGGGATGGCTGGCTTCTCCAATAACGTCATCAACCCGTCGACGACGTTTTATTGCGCAGGAAGCGACGTTTTCTTCGGGCGCCGGTTCCGCTGCTGGAAGCGCGAGGGTCACGGCGCGGTCAACTTCGAACGGGCGATCAAGGTCTCCTGCGACATCTATTTCTACAACGTCGGCGAGCGGCTCGGAATCGACCGGATCGCTGAGTTCTCGCGGAAGCTCAGCTTTGGCGAGAGGACGACCATCGATCTCCCGGGCGAGAAGGCCGGCCTGATCCCCTCGACGACGTGGGCCCGGGAAGTTCAGAACCGGAAGTGGTACGACAGCGAGACGATCTCGGTCTCGATCGGTCAGGGGCCGCTGCTCGTGACCGTTCTGCAGACCGCGAACATGATGGCCGCCATCGCAAACGGAGGGGAAGTCTACCGTCCGCACGTTCTCCGGATCGTCGATCAGGTCAACCCCGACCGCACCGTCGAACGACGCATCGCCCAGCCGGAGGTGCTCCAGCAGGTCGAGCTCGATGACGACGCGCTTCGCAGCGTCCGCGAAGGGCTGTGGAAGGTGGTCAATGAGCCCGGCGGCACCGGGAGCCGCGCACGCGTCGAAGGATTCGACGTCGCCGGGAAAACCGGAACGATCCAGGTGATCGCGCAGGCAACCTGGGTGAAAGCCGAGCAGCTCCCGTTCAAGTTTCGCGATCACGCCTTCTTCGCTTCCTTCGCCCCGAAGGACAATCCCGAGATCGTCGTCGCGGTCCTGGCCGAGCATGGCGGCCACGGTGGGTCGGACGCCGCACCGCTGGCCGGCTCGATCTACAAGGCGTATTTCCGCAGCCAGATCGCGCAGGACCGCCGCGACCTGAGCAATCCCGAGCAGATCGAAATGTTGCGGGAGGGCGACCTCCCGAGGGCGGGCGAAGAAACCCGGAGTCGCTGA
- the rodA gene encoding rod shape-determining protein RodA, whose protein sequence is MIDSRSILRLDLNFLGTAIVLAAIGVVAIYSATWFTATTPFHQKQITWIAVSLIIMAIFIAVDYHTLLDVSPILYGIGVALLIYLLIWGAVTANVKSWIILPGDFRFQPSEFMKIFTALALAKFFDSRTRSYLDFKTLLVIALIIGIPVILTAMQPDFGTAATYAPLLAAAMFFGGIKPRYWVMALILLAVAAPITWNLLQPYQKERVIVFLNPERDPLGSGYQVTQAKIAIGSGGITGKGFKQSTQARYGYVPASHTDFIFSVLAEEFGFIGVAVVLGLYLFLIIQALTIARSARDRGGAFLVICLISFFIFHVFINVAMQIGLLPTTGIPLPLISYGGSSTMMFFLAIGLILNVDFRKYVNV, encoded by the coding sequence ATGATCGACAGCCGATCGATCCTCCGACTCGACCTCAACTTTCTCGGCACCGCAATCGTGCTCGCCGCCATCGGAGTCGTCGCCATCTATTCGGCCACCTGGTTCACCGCGACGACACCCTTTCACCAGAAGCAGATTACCTGGATCGCGGTCTCGCTCATCATCATGGCCATTTTCATCGCCGTCGACTACCACACGCTGCTCGACGTCTCCCCGATCCTCTACGGGATCGGAGTAGCTCTGCTCATTTATCTCCTCATCTGGGGAGCCGTCACCGCCAACGTCAAGTCCTGGATCATCCTGCCGGGCGATTTCCGGTTTCAGCCCTCGGAATTCATGAAAATATTCACGGCTCTCGCGCTGGCGAAGTTCTTCGACTCCAGGACACGCAGCTATCTCGACTTCAAGACTCTGCTCGTGATCGCTCTGATCATTGGCATCCCGGTCATCCTGACCGCGATGCAGCCGGACTTCGGCACGGCGGCAACCTACGCTCCCCTTCTGGCCGCCGCGATGTTCTTCGGCGGAATCAAGCCTCGCTACTGGGTGATGGCTCTGATCCTGCTCGCCGTCGCGGCACCGATTACCTGGAACCTCCTTCAGCCCTACCAGAAGGAGAGAGTCATCGTCTTTCTCAACCCGGAGCGCGACCCGCTCGGAAGCGGCTATCAGGTCACCCAGGCCAAGATCGCCATCGGCTCGGGCGGGATCACCGGCAAGGGCTTCAAGCAAAGCACTCAGGCCCGCTACGGCTACGTCCCCGCGAGTCATACCGACTTCATCTTCTCGGTACTCGCTGAAGAGTTCGGATTCATCGGAGTTGCCGTCGTTCTCGGGCTCTACCTCTTCCTGATCATCCAGGCGCTCACCATCGCGAGATCCGCGAGGGATCGAGGAGGAGCGTTTCTCGTCATCTGCCTCATCTCGTTCTTCATCTTCCACGTCTTCATCAATGTAGCGATGCAGATCGGACTCCTTCCGACGACCGGAATTCCCCTTCCGCTGATCTCCTACGGAGGTTCCTCGACGATGATGTTCTTCCTTGCGATCGGCCTCATCCTCAACGTCGATTTCCGGAAGTACGTCAACGTCTGA
- the mreD gene encoding rod shape-determining protein MreD has product MIGLILALTIHSLLNKFFPNALNFVDVYMILVVYYAMGGNILGTIAAAVLAGFVQDAYSNAIFGLHAFALTLIGYFVALVSSKIELRGPVLFGLTLLGAMIVNELIIFALANILLDQRIEIFGQSLLLKTLITSLLGALIYHGAKLLVNRSPMEAARRS; this is encoded by the coding sequence ATCCATTCACTGCTCAACAAATTCTTTCCCAACGCGCTCAATTTCGTGGATGTCTACATGATTCTGGTCGTCTACTACGCGATGGGGGGCAATATCCTCGGCACGATCGCCGCGGCCGTCCTTGCGGGCTTCGTTCAGGACGCCTATTCCAATGCGATCTTCGGCCTTCACGCCTTCGCGCTGACGCTCATCGGATACTTCGTGGCGCTCGTCAGCTCGAAGATCGAATTGCGTGGGCCCGTGCTGTTCGGGCTGACGCTGCTCGGGGCGATGATAGTCAACGAATTGATCATTTTTGCACTCGCGAACATCCTTCTCGACCAGCGGATTGAAATCTTCGGGCAGAGTTTATTGCTGAAAACATTGATCACTTCGCTCCTCGGCGCGCTGATCTATCACGGTGCCAAACTGCTGGTGAACCGCTCGCCGATGGAAGCGGCAAGGAGATCCTGA